In one window of uncultured Sphaerochaeta sp. DNA:
- a CDS encoding helix-turn-helix domain-containing protein: MSSFTLHETMFFKENSLPVKVLLRDPEIPFSLHGHDFYEIVVVVSGKGFHLLQQDKRQLQEGMVFCIRPGTIHGYADIENLVLYNLLIGKKAFSVLYPEVKDVAGFPETFMQEEGDVPLVRLNSHQHAEIVALVSAVKEESEQQDYSKGSTSMTYSKLLQFLILVSRFHSARRGSAFQNDQRLEKVIIYMEQNIDRSIPLNELVEVSNMSASTLNRQFKLSTGWSPVDFHIHRRIAYASNLLLTTDLSIERISEKTGFSDANYFARQFRSHMQMSPRQYKQLWTTPKED, from the coding sequence ATGTCTAGTTTTACTCTGCACGAAACCATGTTCTTCAAGGAAAACAGCCTTCCTGTGAAGGTGTTACTCCGTGACCCCGAGATTCCTTTCTCATTGCATGGACATGATTTCTATGAAATCGTGGTGGTGGTATCAGGGAAAGGCTTCCACCTCTTGCAACAGGACAAGCGACAGTTGCAGGAAGGCATGGTGTTCTGTATTCGCCCGGGAACCATCCACGGATATGCAGATATCGAGAATCTGGTCCTCTACAATCTACTTATTGGAAAGAAGGCCTTTTCAGTGCTCTATCCCGAGGTCAAGGACGTGGCTGGGTTTCCTGAGACATTCATGCAAGAAGAAGGGGACGTCCCACTGGTTCGGCTCAACTCACACCAACACGCTGAGATTGTAGCCCTGGTAAGCGCAGTCAAGGAGGAGTCGGAGCAACAGGACTACAGCAAGGGATCGACCTCAATGACCTACTCCAAATTGCTCCAATTTCTCATCCTGGTAAGCAGGTTCCACAGTGCTCGACGAGGTTCTGCTTTCCAGAATGATCAACGTCTCGAGAAAGTCATCATCTATATGGAGCAGAATATTGACCGAAGCATTCCCTTGAACGAGCTCGTTGAGGTCTCGAACATGAGTGCAAGCACACTCAACCGACAGTTCAAGCTATCAACGGGTTGGTCTCCAGTCGATTTCCATATCCATAGACGTATTGCCTATGCTTCAAACCTGCTTCTGACCACTGACCTGAGCATTGAAAGAATCAGTGAAAAAACCGGATTTTCAGATGCAAATTACTTCGCACGCCAGTTCAGGAGTCATATGCA